The genomic stretch GTTGCGGCGTCGCGTGTCGGGGGATCTCCCCATACATCGTTGATTTCGTTCCAGTCGGGCACGCTCCCGTTCGGCCACAGCCGCGCGCCGATTACGGAACGCTCGACGGGAACTTCGGCCACGTAGCGATCGCCGTGCGACCAGATCTCGACCGGCAGGCGAATGTCGCGGGTCGACTTGTCATCGAACTTGAGCCGGATCGTCACCGGAAATGGAATTGTGGTGGCACGGCGGAGACTGATCGACGCCACCGTTCGACCGTTTGCCGTTCGCATCGATACGCCGTCAATGGCGATGTCGAGCACTTCGGTGCCGTAGAAGAACGCGCTCCAGAACCAGGACAGGTCCTCGCCCGAAACGTTTTCGACCGTGCGGAAAAAATCGCCCGGCGTCGGATGCTTGAACGACCATCGGCGCGCGTATTCGCGCATTGCCCGGTCCATGGCGTCGCGACCGATGACGTTGTCGCGCAGTGCGAGCAGCACCGCGCCCGGTTTGCGATAGCCGATGGCGCCGAGCGCCGACGCGTCGATTCGGTCGGGCGGAGTCATGAGCGGCGACTGCGTGCCCGCATCCACCGCCTCCTTCCAATTCGTGACGTAGCCGGGGAACAAGTCAGTGCCCGGCACACGCCGTTCATTCGAGAACGCGTTCTGATAGGTGTTGAACCCCTCGTCCATCCACGCGTAGCGCCGCTCGTTCGAGCCCACGACCATCGGAAACCACTCGTGCCCTTGTTCGTGATCGATCGTGGAAAAGATCGAGGCGGGATCGCTCGTCCCGTAGTGCACCATCACGAACATCGGGTACTCCATTCCACCGACCGGCCCGGCGACCGACGTCGCTTGCGGGTACGGGTAGTGGAACCACAGCGATGAGTAGGTGCGAATGGACCACTGCGTCTGCTCGGCCGCGGATTCCCAGGCCTTGCCGGCTTTAGGAAACTCATACAACGCCTGCGTGAGAATGCCGTCCCAGCTCGTGGCGTCCCAGCGGAAATCCGGCGCGGCGGACCACGCGACATCCCGCACGTGCTCGGCGCGAAACCGCCACGTGCGAGTGCCCGGCGTGGCGCGGTGTCGCGCCGCGAGCGCTTCGTCGGCGGTAATGACCTGCACGACGCCGGTATTGTGCGCCGCGCGATCGAGGCGCTCGATCTGAACCGGCGTCAGGACGTCGGCGCGATTCTGCAAGACGCCGCTGCCGGCGACGACATACCCAGCGGGGACGGTGACGGCGTAGTCGATGTCGCCGTACTCCAGGTAGAACTCGCCCTGGCCGAGGTAGGGATCGGTATTCCAGCCGCGGACGTCGTCGTACA from Gemmatimonadaceae bacterium encodes the following:
- a CDS encoding M1 family metallopeptidase, whose protein sequence is MRWLTLASCLLAAGCVWRGPQILTPVRIESVQPPPPELHPTVVRPLSNVTDDPFHRIDRMDWPGPNDARLASGAPGPGYWQQRADYSVAATLDTAAKTIRGTVSIHYTNNSPDTLRFVWLQLDQNLYRTDSKGSALFPADSRWGVRGFQGGYVLTGIQVNGRGVTGKVDDTMMRIDLEAPLLPRGGSIAIGMQYSFNIPEHGSDRMGRDSALYEIAQWFPRMAVYDDVRGWNTDPYLGQGEFYLEYGDIDYAVTVPAGYVVAGSGVLQNRADVLTPVQIERLDRAAHNTGVVQVITADEALAARHRATPGTRTWRFRAEHVRDVAWSAAPDFRWDATSWDGILTQALYEFPKAGKAWESAAEQTQWSIRTYSSLWFHYPYPQATSVAGPVGGMEYPMFVMVHYGTSDPASIFSTIDHEQGHEWFPMVVGSNERRYAWMDEGFNTYQNAFSNERRVPGTDLFPGYVTNWKEAVDAGTQSPLMTPPDRIDASALGAIGYRKPGAVLLALRDNVIGRDAMDRAMREYARRWSFKHPTPGDFFRTVENVSGEDLSWFWSAFFYGTEVLDIAIDGVSMRTANGRTVASISLRRATTIPFPVTIRLKFDDKSTRDIRLPVEIWSHGDRYVAEVPVERSVIGARLWPNGSVPDWNEINDVWGDPPTRDAATASTGGGLAPPIPSSPFQR